The Micromonospora krabiensis genome window below encodes:
- a CDS encoding peptidoglycan recognition protein family protein has product MHVDHSELDRRTLLRAGLGAATVAVVGSELAFPAAAQAAPGADLDWIISCDEWGARPPADPLSVSAIATNKIIVHHMAFPNVTDYSEAQAVKLARDCQDLHMDGNGWSDTGQHFTVSRGGYVLEGRRGSLERLQAGDRQMISAHCPGENGRAIGIENEGTYVTETPPTALLDSLVKLCVAVCRQYGLHAHDIFGHWDFRNTQCPGAAFYRQFPTLRRRVFEALDTDLADVPARRWPDLWRFVGSPSVQVVQYLLVHRGYTVPVNSVFDAATVAAVQDWQYRNGLPVDVDATLTPQTWETLVPELDKDASGLPVSAVQFILNLKGYADVTVTGEYDHATTKAVKDIQALHGLPRNGKVSVSTWCAIVGGVVRQSFRHH; this is encoded by the coding sequence ATGCACGTGGACCATTCCGAACTGGACCGACGCACCCTGCTGCGCGCCGGCCTCGGCGCCGCCACGGTCGCGGTCGTCGGCAGCGAGCTCGCCTTCCCGGCCGCCGCGCAGGCGGCGCCGGGCGCGGACCTGGACTGGATCATCAGCTGCGACGAGTGGGGAGCCCGCCCGCCCGCCGACCCCCTGTCGGTCAGCGCCATCGCGACCAACAAGATCATCGTGCACCACATGGCGTTCCCGAACGTCACCGACTACTCCGAGGCCCAGGCCGTCAAGCTGGCCCGCGACTGCCAGGACCTGCACATGGACGGCAACGGGTGGTCCGACACCGGGCAGCACTTCACCGTCAGCCGCGGCGGCTACGTCCTGGAGGGCCGGCGGGGCAGCCTGGAACGGCTCCAGGCCGGCGACCGGCAGATGATCTCGGCGCACTGCCCGGGCGAGAACGGGCGGGCCATCGGGATCGAGAACGAGGGCACGTACGTCACCGAGACGCCGCCGACGGCGCTGCTGGACTCGCTGGTCAAGCTGTGTGTCGCCGTCTGCCGGCAGTACGGTCTGCACGCCCACGACATCTTCGGCCACTGGGACTTCCGCAACACGCAGTGCCCGGGCGCCGCGTTCTACCGGCAGTTCCCCACCCTGCGCCGCCGGGTGTTCGAGGCGCTCGACACCGACCTGGCCGACGTGCCGGCCCGCCGTTGGCCGGACCTGTGGCGTTTCGTCGGCTCCCCGTCCGTGCAGGTCGTGCAGTACCTGCTCGTCCACCGCGGCTACACCGTCCCGGTCAACAGCGTGTTCGACGCGGCCACGGTGGCGGCGGTGCAGGACTGGCAGTACCGCAACGGCCTCCCGGTGGACGTCGACGCCACGCTCACCCCGCAGACGTGGGAGACGCTGGTGCCGGAGCTGGACAAGGACGCCAGCGGCCTGCCGGTGAGCGCCGTGCAGTTCATCCTCAACCTCAAGGGCTACGCCGACGTGACGGTCACCGGCGAGTACGACCACGCCACCACGAAGGCCGTCAAGGACATCCAGGCGCTGCACGGGCTGCCCCGCAACGGCAAGGTCAGCGTCAGCACCTGGTGCGCGATCGTCGGCGGTGTCGTCCGGCAGTCGTTCCGGCACCACTGA
- a CDS encoding FMN-binding glutamate synthase family protein, whose protein sequence is MTWARRAVPAAVAAVAALAARDLIQRDHALLRNFPVLGRARYLLEAIGPELRQYIVAGNNEERPFTRDQRRWVYASAKQQNNYFGFGTDNDIEYTPGYPIIKHRTFGRAVPPSAPEAGQEVRLPCAKVLGAARGRAGAFRPSSVVNISGMSFGSLSGNAVTALNRGAALAGCLQNTGEGGLSPYHRNGGELVFQIGTAYFGCRDERGRFSLSRLKDLVAGAPVRALEIKLSQGAKPSLGGLLPAAKVSAEIAATRGIAEGRDCVSPSRHAEFADCDSLLDWVELLAAETGLPVGIKSAVGDLGFWQELTGLMRDTGRGVDFVTVDGGEGGTGAAPLIFTDSVSLPFQQGFTRIYQLFADQGLHEQVVFVGSGKLGLPDNAVVAFALGCDMVNVGREAMLAIGCIQAQKCHTDTCPTGVATQNPWLARGLDPTLKSVRVANYVKTLRRDLMKVAEACGVEHPGLIDTDAVEILDGRTGSTPLHEVYGYRPDWGLPSAADRAEILRLMTGEAPQGGSAPPSPTATA, encoded by the coding sequence ATGACATGGGCACGTCGAGCCGTACCCGCGGCGGTGGCCGCCGTCGCGGCCCTCGCCGCGCGCGACCTGATCCAGCGCGACCACGCGCTGCTGCGCAACTTCCCGGTCCTCGGCCGGGCCCGCTACCTGCTGGAGGCGATCGGGCCGGAGCTGCGGCAGTACATCGTGGCCGGCAACAACGAGGAGCGGCCGTTCACCCGGGACCAGCGCCGCTGGGTCTACGCGTCGGCGAAACAGCAGAACAACTACTTCGGCTTCGGCACGGACAACGACATCGAGTACACCCCCGGCTACCCGATCATCAAGCACCGCACGTTCGGCCGGGCGGTCCCCCCGTCGGCCCCGGAGGCCGGGCAGGAGGTGCGGCTGCCCTGCGCCAAGGTGCTCGGCGCGGCCCGCGGCCGGGCGGGCGCCTTCCGCCCGTCGTCCGTGGTCAACATCTCCGGCATGAGCTTCGGCTCGCTCTCCGGCAACGCGGTCACCGCCCTGAACCGGGGCGCCGCGCTCGCCGGCTGCCTACAGAACACCGGCGAGGGCGGACTGTCCCCGTACCACCGCAACGGCGGCGAGCTGGTCTTCCAGATCGGCACCGCGTACTTCGGCTGCCGGGACGAGCGGGGCCGGTTCAGTCTGTCTCGGCTCAAGGACCTGGTGGCCGGCGCGCCGGTACGGGCCCTGGAGATCAAGCTCAGCCAGGGCGCCAAGCCGAGCCTCGGCGGCCTGCTGCCCGCCGCGAAGGTGTCCGCCGAGATCGCCGCCACCCGCGGCATCGCCGAGGGACGGGACTGCGTCAGCCCGTCGCGGCACGCCGAGTTCGCCGACTGCGACAGCCTGCTGGACTGGGTGGAGCTGCTGGCCGCCGAGACCGGGCTGCCGGTCGGCATCAAGTCGGCGGTGGGCGACCTCGGCTTCTGGCAGGAGCTGACCGGGCTGATGCGCGACACCGGCCGTGGCGTCGACTTCGTCACGGTGGACGGCGGTGAGGGCGGCACCGGCGCCGCACCCCTGATCTTCACCGACTCGGTCTCGCTTCCCTTCCAGCAGGGCTTTACCCGGATCTACCAGCTCTTCGCCGACCAGGGCCTGCACGAGCAGGTGGTCTTCGTGGGATCGGGCAAGCTCGGCCTGCCGGACAACGCCGTGGTGGCGTTCGCGCTGGGCTGCGACATGGTCAACGTGGGGCGGGAGGCCATGCTGGCGATCGGTTGCATCCAGGCCCAGAAGTGCCACACCGACACCTGCCCGACCGGCGTCGCCACGCAGAACCCGTGGCTGGCTCGGGGCCTGGACCCGACCCTGAAGTCGGTGCGGGTCGCCAACTATGTGAAGACGCTGCGCCGAGACCTGATGAAGGTGGCCGAGGCGTGCGGCGTCGAACACCCCGGGCTGATCGACACCGACGCCGTGGAGATCCTCGACGGCCGCACCGGCTCCACCCCACTGCACGAGGTGTACGGCTACCGACCCGACTGGGGCCTCCCGTCGGCGGCGGACCGCGCGGAGATCCTCCGCCTGATGACCGGCGAGGCACCCCAGGGCGGCAGCGCACCGCCGTCACCGACCGCGACGGCGTGA
- a CDS encoding VOC family protein, whose product MATRLNPYLSFTGDAREAIEFYQRVFGGSLRMNTFGEFGNTEPGLADQIMHAQLETDSGFTLMASDTPPGMEHSPGSTMTISLSGDDADELRRYWDQLSEGGVVTTPLEKQMWGDEFGMCTDRFGVPWMVNIATPQD is encoded by the coding sequence GTGGCTACGCGACTCAACCCGTACCTCAGCTTCACCGGCGACGCCCGGGAGGCGATCGAGTTCTACCAGCGGGTCTTCGGTGGCTCGCTGCGGATGAACACGTTCGGCGAGTTCGGCAACACCGAGCCCGGTCTCGCCGACCAGATCATGCACGCCCAACTGGAGACCGACAGCGGCTTCACGCTGATGGCGTCGGACACCCCGCCGGGCATGGAGCACAGCCCGGGCAGCACCATGACCATCAGCCTCAGCGGCGACGACGCCGACGAGCTGCGCCGCTACTGGGATCAGCTCAGCGAGGGCGGCGTGGTGACCACGCCGCTGGAGAAGCAGATGTGGGGCGACGAGTTCGGCATGTGCACCGACCGGTTCGGCGTGCCGTGGATGGTCAACATCGCCACGCCGCAGGACTGA